A single window of Paenibacillus sp. FSL H8-0537 DNA harbors:
- a CDS encoding SDR family oxidoreductase, whose translation MNILITGAGRGLGYELTSEALERGHSVVAGVRSPNEKLSALAEKYGERLALVELDVTNEEGIAALASQLKEQNASLGAIINNAAILNSRNTHIEQLDFKEVALTMDINVYGPMRVVKHLLPLLTEKDAAIFNISSEAGSITHAYPGDYPYAISKTALNMFTQQLHVYLQKRGIQVLSIHPGWMRTDMGGGEAPLDASHSARGIIGLLEQRRTPDGRFMFVDHEGNSMPI comes from the coding sequence ATGAACATTTTAATTACAGGAGCAGGGCGAGGACTTGGCTATGAACTGACGAGCGAGGCGCTGGAGCGCGGACATTCGGTTGTCGCGGGTGTTCGATCGCCAAATGAGAAGCTGTCGGCACTTGCGGAAAAATATGGTGAGCGGCTAGCACTTGTGGAGCTGGATGTCACAAATGAGGAAGGCATTGCAGCGCTCGCTTCACAATTGAAGGAGCAGAATGCGAGCCTTGGAGCGATCATCAATAATGCAGCGATTCTTAATTCTCGAAATACACACATCGAACAGTTGGATTTTAAGGAAGTGGCTCTGACGATGGATATTAATGTATATGGACCTATGCGTGTCGTGAAGCATTTGCTGCCTTTATTAACGGAGAAGGACGCTGCCATTTTTAATATTTCTTCTGAAGCGGGCAGCATTACGCATGCTTATCCAGGCGATTATCCTTATGCGATATCCAAAACAGCGCTCAATATGTTCACGCAGCAGCTACATGTATATTTGCAGAAGCGGGGCATTCAGGTGCTCAGTATTCATCCCGGCTGGATGCGGACGGATATGGGCGGTGGAGAGGCGCCGCTGGATGCGAGCCATAGCGCGCGCGGCATTATTGGGCTATTGGAGCAGCGCCGCACGCCGGACGGCCGCTTTATGTTCGTTGATCATGAAGGGAATTCAATGCCGATTTAG
- a CDS encoding GNAT family N-acetyltransferase, with product MKQTRNVAVLVYERVDTLDFAGPFDIFAISSGKDRDFNVYTVGETKKALLTLSGIAITPAHSFEDCPVPDLLIVPGGMGSRTEMHNEKLTNWIRQMAEHAELILSVCTGALLLAKANLLDGLRITTNRRALDLLRELAPSSAVIVENVRYVDNGKCVMSAGVTAGMDAALYVVARLHGQERAEQTAAIIEYDWHAEKGKNSLNLAVSALKAELEMKHATSDDLEAMLRLYKEAARWIYEAKGLRQWSEDSFTLAYLEGFIREKEVFVAYLQGELAGCFSVEWGDEPIWGEQFHTDAGYVHRLAVARSIKGQGIGGQLLAWSEAYIRGRGKAWMRLDCMAENPSLNAFYVSQGLTLCGRYDADGWSANLYEKKL from the coding sequence TTGAAGCAGACGAGAAATGTAGCAGTGTTAGTTTATGAGAGAGTGGATACACTTGATTTTGCTGGTCCATTTGATATATTCGCCATCTCAAGTGGAAAGGACCGAGATTTTAACGTATACACGGTTGGCGAGACGAAGAAAGCTTTGCTTACGCTTAGCGGAATTGCGATCACACCGGCGCATAGCTTCGAGGATTGTCCTGTTCCTGATCTATTAATCGTTCCTGGTGGCATGGGATCGCGTACGGAGATGCATAATGAGAAGCTTACGAATTGGATTCGCCAAATGGCAGAGCATGCTGAGCTTATTTTATCTGTATGCACAGGAGCGCTGCTGCTGGCCAAAGCTAATTTGCTGGATGGATTGCGGATTACAACGAATCGCCGGGCGCTTGATTTGCTTCGTGAGCTTGCGCCTTCCAGTGCTGTGATTGTTGAGAACGTGCGTTACGTGGATAATGGAAAATGCGTTATGTCCGCAGGAGTGACGGCTGGCATGGATGCTGCACTTTATGTCGTGGCAAGGCTGCACGGTCAAGAGCGGGCTGAGCAAACAGCAGCTATTATTGAATATGATTGGCATGCAGAGAAAGGAAAAAACAGCCTCAACTTGGCAGTGTCTGCCTTGAAAGCCGAGCTTGAAATGAAACACGCTACATCTGATGATCTGGAAGCGATGCTTCGTTTATACAAGGAAGCAGCCCGCTGGATATATGAGGCGAAGGGCTTGCGCCAGTGGAGCGAGGATTCTTTTACATTGGCATATTTGGAGGGATTTATTAGGGAGAAAGAAGTATTCGTCGCTTACCTGCAGGGCGAGCTTGCGGGCTGTTTTTCGGTCGAATGGGGGGACGAGCCGATTTGGGGAGAGCAATTTCATACGGATGCCGGTTATGTACATCGGCTGGCTGTAGCGCGCAGCATCAAGGGGCAAGGTATTGGCGGTCAACTGCTTGCTTGGTCGGAAGCTTATATTCGCGGGCGCGGCAAAGCCTGGATGCGACTCGATTGCATGGCAGAAAACCCGTCACTTAACGCCTTTTATGTCAGCCAAGGCTTGACTTTATGCGGCAGATACGATGCAGATGGCTGGAGCGCAAATTTATATGAAAAAAAGCTGTAA